From one Musa acuminata AAA Group cultivar baxijiao chromosome BXJ2-6, Cavendish_Baxijiao_AAA, whole genome shotgun sequence genomic stretch:
- the LOC135615292 gene encoding transcription factor BHLH42-like isoform X1: protein MVAPPSTGLQQALQAVVQSVHWTYSLFWQVCPQQGTLVWGDGYYNGGIKTRKTVQPVEVSTEEASLQRSQQLRELFESLSSGEANLPARRPCAALSPEDLTEAEWFYLMCISFSFPPGVGLPGKAFARQRHVWLTRANEVDSKAFSRAILAKSAHVQTVVCIPLMDGVLELGNIEKVEEDMALIQHAKRFFTDYFDVHTKPALSEQSASNQFASADHALYHQQAPIIHQMNMETHASNQEEDNAHDHNEDYNDDDDDDGDDDGDGSCRSELKGMRYGVDVSMHHPAVAAAAAAEEEEASELMQLEMSEDIRVGSVSDCSNNLDVEHMPDGESKKQRQDHDFSKNWHFLLEDLGNGFGFQQSLGTQVQDFSSEDAHYSETVSSILRHNMNRWVDASSFSYLVRSHNSAFSMWSCKRDHTVSSQGSSQWLLKSVLLNIGDRLCKLGDGRDGEGGNKLQKCATQEEVSANHVLAERRRREKLNERFMVLRSLVPFVTKMDKASILGDTIEYIEQLRRRIQDLEGRNRQQSSKRQCGSQVGNCKLDVQRRVGLSADKRKLQVLEGSNGMATTSVHVSMAEADALLELHCPCRDGLLLDIMQTLHELGLEVSSLQCSSTNGVFGAEMRSKMKEAYGRRVDIVELKKAIHQIISDH, encoded by the exons ATGGTCGCCCCACCGAGCACCGGTCTTCAGCAAGCGCTCCAGGCGGTGGTGCAAAGCGTTCACTGGACCTACAGCCTCTTCTGGCAGGTCTGCCCGCAACAAGG AACTCTGGTGTGGGGAGATGGATACTACAATGGCGGGATAAAGACGAGGAAGACGGTGCAGCCGGTGGAGGTGAGCACGGAGGAAGCTTCCCTTCAGAGGAGCCAGCAGCTGAGGGAGCTCTTCGAGTCGTTGTCGTCGGGTGAGGCCAACCTACCGGCACGGCGACCTTGCGCAGCCCTCTCACCGGAGGATCTCACCGAGGCGGAATGGTTCTACCTCATGTGCATTTCCTTCTCCTTCCCTCCCGGTGTTGG GTTACCAGGGAAGGCATTTGCGAGGCAACGACATGTTTGGCTCACGAGAGCAAACGAGGTTGATAGCAAAGCATTCTCGAGGGCCATTCTCGCAAAG AGTGCTCACGTCCAg ACAGTTGTGTGCATCCCTCTCATGGATGGAGTTCTTGAGTTAGGTAATATAGAAAAG GTTGAGGAAGACATGGCATTGATACAACATGCAAAGAGATTCTTCACGGACtactttgatgtacacacaaagcCTGCCCTCTCCGAGCAATCTGCTTCGAATCAATTCGCAAGCGCAGACCATGCACTGTATCATCAGCAAGCACCAATCATACATCAGATGAACATGGAGACACATGCttccaaccaagaagaagataacgCTCATGATCATAACGAAGATtacaacgacgacgacgatgatgacggCGACGACGACGGTGACGGCAGTTGTCGATCGGAGCTTAAAGGGATGAGATACGGTGTTGATGTATCGATGCATCATCCagcggtagcagcagcagcagcagcagaagaagaagaagcaagtgAGTTGATGCAGCTTGAGATGTCGGAAGATATCAGGGTAGGCTCCGTCAGTGATTGTTCCAATAACTTGGACGTAGAACACATGCCCGATGGAGAGTCTaaaaaacaaagacaagatcatgaCTTCTCTAAAAACTGGCATTTCCTACTTGAAGATCTTGGTAATGGATTTGGATTCCAACAGTCATTAG GGACTCAAGTTCAAGACTTCTCTTCGGAAGATGCACACTATTCTGAGACGGTTTCCAGCATTCTACGACACAACATGAATCGATGGGTGGATGCGAGCTCCTTCAGCTACTTGGTTCGTTCTCACAACTCGGCGTTCTCTATGTGGAGCTGTAAAAGAGATCATACGGTGTCATCGCAAGGGAGTTCGCAGTGGCTACTGAAGAGCGTTCTATTGAACATCGGCGATCGACTCTGCAAGCTTGGCGATGGCAGAGATGGAGAGGGTGGAAACAAGCTTCAGAAGTGTGCAACGCAGGAAGAAGTGAGTGCTAACCATGTGCTTGCTGAGCGCCGTAGAAGAGAGAAGCTCAATGAGAGGTTTATGGTCCTTCGATCATTGGTTCCATTTGTGACCAAG ATGGACAAGGCATCAATATTAGGTGATACGATTGAGTACATCGAGCAACTACGAAGGCGCATTCAAGATCTGGAGGGAAGAAACAGGCAGCAGTCATCAAAGAGACAATGTGGCTCCCAAGTGGGGAACTGCAAACTGGACGTACAAAGAAGGGTTGGTTTGTCAGCTGACAAAAGGAAACTGCAGGTGCTCGAAGGAAGCAATGGAATGGCCACGACAAGTGTGCATGTCTCCATGGCAGAAGCTGATGCTCTCCTGGAGCTGCACTGCCCTTGCAGAGATGGGTTGCTGCTGGACATCATGCAGACGCTTCATGAGCTTGGGTTGGAGGTCTCCTCCCTGCAGTGTTCCTCCACTAATGGCGTGTTCGGTGCGGAGATGCGTTCTAAG ATGAAAGAGGCATACGGAAGGAGAGTTGACATCGTGGAGCTGAAGAAGGCGATTCACCAAATAATCTCTGACCATTAA
- the LOC135615292 gene encoding truncated basic helix-loop-helix protein A-like isoform X2 encodes MVAPPSTGLQQALQAVVQSVHWTYSLFWQVCPQQGTLVWGDGYYNGGIKTRKTVQPVEVSTEEASLQRSQQLRELFESLSSGEANLPARRPCAALSPEDLTEAEWFYLMCISFSFPPGVGLPGKAFARQRHVWLTRANEVDSKAFSRAILAKSAHVQTVVCIPLMDGVLELGNIEKVEEDMALIQHAKRFFTDYFDVHTKPALSEQSASNQFASADHALYHQQAPIIHQMNMETHASNQEEDNAHDHNEDYNDDDDDDGDDDGDGSCRSELKGMRYGVDVSMHHPAVAAAAAAEEEEASELMQLEMSEDIRVGSVSDCSNNLDVEHMPDGESKKQRQDHDFSKNWHFLLEDLGTQVQDFSSEDAHYSETVSSILRHNMNRWVDASSFSYLVRSHNSAFSMWSCKRDHTVSSQGSSQWLLKSVLLNIGDRLCKLGDGRDGEGGNKLQKCATQEEVSANHVLAERRRREKLNERFMVLRSLVPFVTKMDKASILGDTIEYIEQLRRRIQDLEGRNRQQSSKRQCGSQVGNCKLDVQRRVGLSADKRKLQVLEGSNGMATTSVHVSMAEADALLELHCPCRDGLLLDIMQTLHELGLEVSSLQCSSTNGVFGAEMRSKMKEAYGRRVDIVELKKAIHQIISDH; translated from the exons ATGGTCGCCCCACCGAGCACCGGTCTTCAGCAAGCGCTCCAGGCGGTGGTGCAAAGCGTTCACTGGACCTACAGCCTCTTCTGGCAGGTCTGCCCGCAACAAGG AACTCTGGTGTGGGGAGATGGATACTACAATGGCGGGATAAAGACGAGGAAGACGGTGCAGCCGGTGGAGGTGAGCACGGAGGAAGCTTCCCTTCAGAGGAGCCAGCAGCTGAGGGAGCTCTTCGAGTCGTTGTCGTCGGGTGAGGCCAACCTACCGGCACGGCGACCTTGCGCAGCCCTCTCACCGGAGGATCTCACCGAGGCGGAATGGTTCTACCTCATGTGCATTTCCTTCTCCTTCCCTCCCGGTGTTGG GTTACCAGGGAAGGCATTTGCGAGGCAACGACATGTTTGGCTCACGAGAGCAAACGAGGTTGATAGCAAAGCATTCTCGAGGGCCATTCTCGCAAAG AGTGCTCACGTCCAg ACAGTTGTGTGCATCCCTCTCATGGATGGAGTTCTTGAGTTAGGTAATATAGAAAAG GTTGAGGAAGACATGGCATTGATACAACATGCAAAGAGATTCTTCACGGACtactttgatgtacacacaaagcCTGCCCTCTCCGAGCAATCTGCTTCGAATCAATTCGCAAGCGCAGACCATGCACTGTATCATCAGCAAGCACCAATCATACATCAGATGAACATGGAGACACATGCttccaaccaagaagaagataacgCTCATGATCATAACGAAGATtacaacgacgacgacgatgatgacggCGACGACGACGGTGACGGCAGTTGTCGATCGGAGCTTAAAGGGATGAGATACGGTGTTGATGTATCGATGCATCATCCagcggtagcagcagcagcagcagcagaagaagaagaagcaagtgAGTTGATGCAGCTTGAGATGTCGGAAGATATCAGGGTAGGCTCCGTCAGTGATTGTTCCAATAACTTGGACGTAGAACACATGCCCGATGGAGAGTCTaaaaaacaaagacaagatcatgaCTTCTCTAAAAACTGGCATTTCCTACTTGAAGATCTTG GGACTCAAGTTCAAGACTTCTCTTCGGAAGATGCACACTATTCTGAGACGGTTTCCAGCATTCTACGACACAACATGAATCGATGGGTGGATGCGAGCTCCTTCAGCTACTTGGTTCGTTCTCACAACTCGGCGTTCTCTATGTGGAGCTGTAAAAGAGATCATACGGTGTCATCGCAAGGGAGTTCGCAGTGGCTACTGAAGAGCGTTCTATTGAACATCGGCGATCGACTCTGCAAGCTTGGCGATGGCAGAGATGGAGAGGGTGGAAACAAGCTTCAGAAGTGTGCAACGCAGGAAGAAGTGAGTGCTAACCATGTGCTTGCTGAGCGCCGTAGAAGAGAGAAGCTCAATGAGAGGTTTATGGTCCTTCGATCATTGGTTCCATTTGTGACCAAG ATGGACAAGGCATCAATATTAGGTGATACGATTGAGTACATCGAGCAACTACGAAGGCGCATTCAAGATCTGGAGGGAAGAAACAGGCAGCAGTCATCAAAGAGACAATGTGGCTCCCAAGTGGGGAACTGCAAACTGGACGTACAAAGAAGGGTTGGTTTGTCAGCTGACAAAAGGAAACTGCAGGTGCTCGAAGGAAGCAATGGAATGGCCACGACAAGTGTGCATGTCTCCATGGCAGAAGCTGATGCTCTCCTGGAGCTGCACTGCCCTTGCAGAGATGGGTTGCTGCTGGACATCATGCAGACGCTTCATGAGCTTGGGTTGGAGGTCTCCTCCCTGCAGTGTTCCTCCACTAATGGCGTGTTCGGTGCGGAGATGCGTTCTAAG ATGAAAGAGGCATACGGAAGGAGAGTTGACATCGTGGAGCTGAAGAAGGCGATTCACCAAATAATCTCTGACCATTAA
- the LOC135615292 gene encoding transcription factor BHLH42-like isoform X3 has product MVAPPSTGLQQALQAVVQSVHWTYSLFWQVCPQQGTLVWGDGYYNGGIKTRKTVQPVEVSTEEASLQRSQQLRELFESLSSGEANLPARRPCAALSPEDLTEAEWFYLMCISFSFPPGVGLPGKAFARQRHVWLTRANEVDSKAFSRAILAKSAHVQTVVCIPLMDGVLELGNIEKVEEDMALIQHAKRFFTDYFDVHTKPALSEQSASNQFASADHALYHQQAPIIHQMNMETHASNQEEDNAHDHNEDYNDDDDDDGDDDGDGSCRSELKGMRYGVDVSMHHPAVAAAAAAEEEEARTQVQDFSSEDAHYSETVSSILRHNMNRWVDASSFSYLVRSHNSAFSMWSCKRDHTVSSQGSSQWLLKSVLLNIGDRLCKLGDGRDGEGGNKLQKCATQEEVSANHVLAERRRREKLNERFMVLRSLVPFVTKMDKASILGDTIEYIEQLRRRIQDLEGRNRQQSSKRQCGSQVGNCKLDVQRRVGLSADKRKLQVLEGSNGMATTSVHVSMAEADALLELHCPCRDGLLLDIMQTLHELGLEVSSLQCSSTNGVFGAEMRSKMKEAYGRRVDIVELKKAIHQIISDH; this is encoded by the exons ATGGTCGCCCCACCGAGCACCGGTCTTCAGCAAGCGCTCCAGGCGGTGGTGCAAAGCGTTCACTGGACCTACAGCCTCTTCTGGCAGGTCTGCCCGCAACAAGG AACTCTGGTGTGGGGAGATGGATACTACAATGGCGGGATAAAGACGAGGAAGACGGTGCAGCCGGTGGAGGTGAGCACGGAGGAAGCTTCCCTTCAGAGGAGCCAGCAGCTGAGGGAGCTCTTCGAGTCGTTGTCGTCGGGTGAGGCCAACCTACCGGCACGGCGACCTTGCGCAGCCCTCTCACCGGAGGATCTCACCGAGGCGGAATGGTTCTACCTCATGTGCATTTCCTTCTCCTTCCCTCCCGGTGTTGG GTTACCAGGGAAGGCATTTGCGAGGCAACGACATGTTTGGCTCACGAGAGCAAACGAGGTTGATAGCAAAGCATTCTCGAGGGCCATTCTCGCAAAG AGTGCTCACGTCCAg ACAGTTGTGTGCATCCCTCTCATGGATGGAGTTCTTGAGTTAGGTAATATAGAAAAG GTTGAGGAAGACATGGCATTGATACAACATGCAAAGAGATTCTTCACGGACtactttgatgtacacacaaagcCTGCCCTCTCCGAGCAATCTGCTTCGAATCAATTCGCAAGCGCAGACCATGCACTGTATCATCAGCAAGCACCAATCATACATCAGATGAACATGGAGACACATGCttccaaccaagaagaagataacgCTCATGATCATAACGAAGATtacaacgacgacgacgatgatgacggCGACGACGACGGTGACGGCAGTTGTCGATCGGAGCTTAAAGGGATGAGATACGGTGTTGATGTATCGATGCATCATCCagcggtagcagcagcagcagcagcagaagaagaagaagcaa GGACTCAAGTTCAAGACTTCTCTTCGGAAGATGCACACTATTCTGAGACGGTTTCCAGCATTCTACGACACAACATGAATCGATGGGTGGATGCGAGCTCCTTCAGCTACTTGGTTCGTTCTCACAACTCGGCGTTCTCTATGTGGAGCTGTAAAAGAGATCATACGGTGTCATCGCAAGGGAGTTCGCAGTGGCTACTGAAGAGCGTTCTATTGAACATCGGCGATCGACTCTGCAAGCTTGGCGATGGCAGAGATGGAGAGGGTGGAAACAAGCTTCAGAAGTGTGCAACGCAGGAAGAAGTGAGTGCTAACCATGTGCTTGCTGAGCGCCGTAGAAGAGAGAAGCTCAATGAGAGGTTTATGGTCCTTCGATCATTGGTTCCATTTGTGACCAAG ATGGACAAGGCATCAATATTAGGTGATACGATTGAGTACATCGAGCAACTACGAAGGCGCATTCAAGATCTGGAGGGAAGAAACAGGCAGCAGTCATCAAAGAGACAATGTGGCTCCCAAGTGGGGAACTGCAAACTGGACGTACAAAGAAGGGTTGGTTTGTCAGCTGACAAAAGGAAACTGCAGGTGCTCGAAGGAAGCAATGGAATGGCCACGACAAGTGTGCATGTCTCCATGGCAGAAGCTGATGCTCTCCTGGAGCTGCACTGCCCTTGCAGAGATGGGTTGCTGCTGGACATCATGCAGACGCTTCATGAGCTTGGGTTGGAGGTCTCCTCCCTGCAGTGTTCCTCCACTAATGGCGTGTTCGGTGCGGAGATGCGTTCTAAG ATGAAAGAGGCATACGGAAGGAGAGTTGACATCGTGGAGCTGAAGAAGGCGATTCACCAAATAATCTCTGACCATTAA
- the LOC135615293 gene encoding uncharacterized protein LOC135615293 encodes MKLLSLRGGRSSSVSSPRPSAASPPRPSADPMPGSADAPLEIPEGRPSKKAKIAGPGRAEAGVASSRTKGAKRTVRDEGPSRADGPSQGATGKRSSLPTVGDLCGLRTGADKPLWSLVMGELPPGEASDPLVARWKGLSRGDKVWAGGDPSAAFLRGVLHPDLARDLYTLPSEAMLSKAGRFLTLGLHYSTALMDRVRDAGQVIWNLSECNSELCHQLEEVRAGSGPEAVAAAEKRATDSEEEVARLKAALEQSGNSVKELQEFLRLDRAELRLLKSEALDLTKRVEKAEAEAHAAADALAEEIRLRPSKDREAIEAYKKSENFELGLTRMGRVSYEYGYRIALGRFGSCPPGSEVERDPFASHPVDQEVDMPEDVPFDDRPETPGE; translated from the exons atgaAGCTTCTATCACTCCGAGGTGGTCGCTCATCGTCGGTTTCTTCCCCACGCCCGTCCGCCGCTTCCCCTCCGCGCCCCTCCGCCGACCCGATGCCCGGCTCGGCGGACGCTCCATTAGAGATCCCGGAGGGGCGCCCGTCAAAGAAGGCGAAGATAGCTGGTCCCGGGAGAGCTGAGGCGGGGGTCGCCTCCTCGAGAACCAAGGGCGCAAAGCGGACTGTCCGGGACGAAGGGCCTTCCCGAGCGGATGGGCCCAGTCAAGGGGCGACCGGGAAGAGATCGAGTCTGCCTACGGTGGGCGACCTGTGCGGGCTACGCACGGGGGCCGACAAGCCCCTATGGTCGTTGGTGATGGGCGAGCTTCCGCCGGGGGAGGCCTCCGACCCGCTAGTCGCCCGCTGGAAGGGGTTGTCCCGAGGGGACAAAGTgtgggccgggggagatccctcggcCGCCTTTCTCCGAGGTGTGCTCcaccccgacctggctcgggacctGTACACCCTGCCTTCGGAGGCCATGCTCAGCAAGGCGGGGCGGTTTCTGACACTG GGCCTCCACTACTcgacggcgctgatggaccgagtGCGTGATGCCGGCCAGGTAATCTGGAACCTCAGCGAGTGCAACTCCGAGTTGTGCCACCAGCTAGAGGAAGTTCGGGCCGGGTCGGGCCCAGAAGCGGTGGCGGCCGCGGAGAAGCGCGCAACTGACTCCGAGGAGGAGGTGGCGCGTCTGAAGGCGGCGCTCGAGCAGTCGGGCAATTCGGTTAAGGAACTCCAAGAGTTTCTtcgtttggatcgggccgagcttCGCCTATTGAAGTCGGAGGCGCTTGACCTCACCAAGAGGGTGGAGAAGGCCGAGGCTGAAGCCCATGCTGCTGCCGATGCTCTTGCCGAGGAGATTCGCCTTCGCCCGTCAAAGGACAGAGAGGCGATCGAAGCTTATAAGAAGTCTGAGAACTTCGAGCTCGGACTGACCCGAATGgggcgagtatcctacgagtatgGATACAGAATCGCCCTAGGTCGCTTTGGCTCATGCCCTCCCGGCTCCGAGGTGGAAAGAGATCCGTTCGCCTCTCATCCTGTGGACCAggaggtggacatgccggaggacgtgccaTTCGACGACCGCCCAGAGACTCCAGGAGAGTGA